In one Podarcis muralis chromosome 7, rPodMur119.hap1.1, whole genome shotgun sequence genomic region, the following are encoded:
- the LOC144328286 gene encoding uncharacterized protein LOC144328286 codes for MNKGIDFDEDQISEIGLEDGEDLPPSIPTTASLDAADLPPESGSREQLNNRLMDFVATIKSGMIRRKALQDLCAFLQKIQEHPLAVIHACSYGQLVAISCLCALDPDPESRQRAAEALCHLLPILRHNEETLAGTLRNQMLIIGAEQVLESTGGPVPGLFVNNCYSLVRVFGAFLPAEQLLEAMCFLARDLVLESSFDPLDISHLLQDFIKQFGGTKVKVEVLLEAFYKIAQGPTVQGRNMAVFAFSILAHHHLDQVVQYLQQFPFGDCERVWKEVLPSADPEQLLNLMAEQIYQSPLAESATQVQHLTSLWHAILRMEDYKAAVRWNFPQLLIALLGMVVNFHYYQEFLGGAKEVLHLLLGTTGEQVEAAIVDQLFCRETFSQGLSAMVRAVGKQRWWISPMVESIIAALEDQDFAGMPQVAAAIYIELLSCRLEVYPCEDTLEQLLNWLEHDCLEVRKLSLRGISLLLDSDMDPSFLRDSLSDVEADVLPELIEMVDQAYHSRELGEEDLEMLAATYCGLAAHEEASVRASAIEHLGLLRGWARDQRLPITTTEEEAIHELVVVLIHLEDEDLEVAKAARRALSHLAPEVKWWAHSNKFSLHFALHQAAKHMSKTFSKKILRSAALSCTQPSANSLPAVSRVAALLLGKSSNVLPW; via the exons ATGAATAAG GGAATTGATTTTGATGAAGATCAAATATCGGAAATCGGCCTGGAAGATGGGGAGGATCTTCCTCCAAG CATCCCAACCACAGCTTCTCTGGATGCAGCTGATCTTCCTCCTGAAAGCGGCAGCAGAGAGCAGCTGAACAACAGACTTATGGATTTCGTCGCAACAATAAAGAGTGGGATGATCCGAAGGAAGGCGCTCCAAGATCTTTGCGCCTtcctgcagaagatccaggaacat CCATTGGCAGTGATTCATGCATGCTCCTATGGCCAACTGGTGGCGATTTCCTGCCTTTGTGCATTGGATCCGGACCCGGAGAGCAGGCAGCGGGCAGCAGaggctctctgccatcttctgccCATCCTGCGGCACAACGaag agacacTGGCAGGAACGTTAAGGAACCAAATGCTCATCATCGGAGCTGAGCAGGTCCTCGAATCCACCGGAGGACCGGTTCCTGGGCTGTTCGTGAATAACTGTTACTCTCTTGTCAGG GTCTTTGGCGCCTTTCTCCCTGCGGAGCAGCTCTTGGAGGCCATGTGCTTCCTGGCCAGAGACCTGGTTCTTGAGAGCAGCTTCGACCCCTTGGACATCTCCCACCTGCTGCAAGATTTCATCAAGCAGTTTGGCGGCACAAAAGTGAAG gtggaggtgctgctggaggccttcTATAAGATCGCCCAGGGGCCTACAGTGCAAGGcaggaacatggccgtcttcgcgTTCTCCATCTTGGCGCACCACCACCTGGACCAAGTGGTGCAATATCTCCAACAGTTTCCCTTCGG AGACTGCGAGAGAGTATGGAAGGAGGTTTTACCATCGGCCGATCCAGAACAACTGCTCAATCTCATGGCCGAGCAGATTTACCAAAGCCCCTTGGCGGAATCTGCCACCCAAGTG caacatctcaCCAGCCTGTGGCACGCCATCCTCAGGATGGAGGACTACAAGGCAGCTGTGCGCTGGAacttcccacagctgctgatCGCTCTCCTGGGGATGGTTGTCAACTTCCACTACTATCAGGAATTCCTCGG agggGCTAAGGAAGTTCTGCACCTCCTTCTTGGCACCACTGGAGAGCAAGTGGAGGCGGCCATCGTTGACCAACTTTTCTGCCGGGAGACTTTCAGCCAGGGGTTGTCTGCCATGGTGAG aGCCGTCGGAAAACAACGCTGGTGGATCTCTCCCATGGTGGAAAGCATCATCGCTGCTCTCGAGGACCAGGATTTTGCCGGGATGCCACAAGTCGCGGCAGCTATCTACATTGAG CTGCTCAGCTGCCGTCTGGAGGTCTATCCCTGTGAAGATACACTGGAGCAGCTCCTCAACTGGCTGGAACACGACTGCCTGGAAGTCCGGAAGCTCAGTCTCAGAGGGATATCCCTGCTTCTGGACTCTGACATG GACCCTTCCTTCCTGAGGGATTCCCTCTCTGATGTAGAAGCTGATGTCCTCCCAGAATTGATAGAGATGGTAGACCAAGCCTACCATTCCAGGGAACTGGGAGAGgaagacctggagatgctggcggcAACCTACTGCGGCCTGGCTGCCCAT GAGGAAGCCTCCGTCCGGGCATCAGCCATCGAACATCTGGGGCTGCTTCGGGGCTGGGCGAGAGACCAAAGACTTCCCATTACAACAACAGAAGAGGAAGCCATTCACGAACTGGTTGTGGTCCTCATTCACCTCGAAGACGAGGACCTTGAAGTGGCCAAG GCCGCAAGGAGGGCTCTTTCCCATCTAGCCCCAGAAGTCAAGTGGTGGGCTCATTCCAACAAATTTAGCCTCCACTTTGCTCTCCACCAGGCTGCCAAGCATATG AGCAAGACCTTCAGCAAGAAGATCCTTCGGAGTGCTGCCTTATCATGTACGCAGCCGTCTGCCAACAGTCTGCCAGCAGTCTCCAGGgtggcagctctgcttctgggtaagtcaagcaacgttcttccctggtag